The genomic stretch CGCGCGCTGCGGCACCTACAACGCCAACACCCCCGACTTCTGCAACAAGTGCGGCGACCCGGTGGGCCTGCAGCTCAAGTACGACGTCACCGAGTGCGAAGAGCGCGGCATGACCTACTCCGCCCCGCTCAAGGTCACCATCCGCCTCACCATCTTCGAGAAGGACGCGGAGACCGGCAACCGCTCCATCCGCGACATCAAGGAGCAGGAGGTCTTCTTCGGCGACGTGCCCCTGATGACCCAGAACGGCACCTTCATCATCAACGGCACCGAGCGCGTCATCGTCTCCCAGTTGCACCGCTCCCCGGGGGTATTCTTCGAGACCGCCAACAACCGCACCTACTTCCTGGGCAAGATCATCCCCTACCGCGGCTCCTGGGTGGAGTTCGAGTACGACCAGAAGAACATCCTGTACGTGCGCATCGACCGCAAGCGCAAGTTCCTGGGCACCATCTTCCTGCGCGCCCTGGGGCTGCGCTCCGACGAGGACATCCTGCGCACCTTCTACACCGTCGACAAGCTCGCCCTGCGCGACAAGAAGCTGCTGTGGACGCTGGAGCCGGGCGCGGAGAAGCCCACCAACCTGCTGGGCATGAAGCTGGCGCGCCGCATCGCCACCAAGGGCGGGGAAGAGATCGCGCACAGCGGGCGCAAGATCACCCCCGCCATCCTCAAGGAGATCCACAAGGCCAGGCTCACCGAGATCGAGGTGGACGCGTCCGACCTGGAAGGCGCCTACACCGCCGCCGACGTGGTCGATACCTCCAGCGGCGAGGTGCTGCTCGAGGCCAACTCCGAGGTCACCACCGACAAGCTGGCCAAGCTGGCCGACGCCGGCATCACCGAGTTGCACCTGTTCTTCCCCGAGCGCGACGACGTGGGCGTGGTCATCAGCCAGACCCTCAAGCGCGACGGGGTGAAGACCCCGCAGGAAGCGCTGATCGAGATCTACCGCAAGCTGCGGCCGGGCGATCCGCCCACCCTGGACACCGCCACCTCGCTCTTCCACGGCATGTTCTTCGACTCGCGCAAGTACGACTTCTCGCGCGTGGGCCGGCTGAAGTTCAACATCAAGCTGTTCGAGAAGGCGGACGCCACCAACCTCGACAACCGCACCCTGGAGCCGGAGGACTTCTACGCCACCATCCGCTACCTGCTCAAGCTGCGCAAGAACCTGGGCGCGGTCGACGACATCGACCACCTGGGCAACCGGCGCGTGCGCGCGGTGGGCGAACTGCTGGAGAACCAGTTCCGCATCGGCCTGGTGCGCATGGAGCGCGCCATCAAGGAGAAGATGAGCGTCTACCAGGAAATGTCGACGGCCATGCCGCACGACCTGGTGAACGCCAAGCCGGTGATGGCGGCCATCCGCGAGTTCTTCGGCTCCTCGCAGCTCTCCCAGTTCATGGACCAGACCAACCCGCTCTCGGAGATCACGCACAAGCGGCGGCTCTCGGCGCTGGGGCCGGGCGGGCTCTCGCGCGAGCGCGCCGGCTTCGAGGTGCGCGACGTGCATCCCACCCACTACGGGCGCATCTGCCCCATCGAGACGCCGGAAGGGCCCAACATCGGGCTGATCTCCTCGCTCTCCTGCTACGCCCGCATCAACGACTACGGCTTCATCGAGTCGCCCTACCGGCGGGTGAAGAGCGGGCGGGTGCAGGACTTCGTCAGCATCGTCAACGCCGGCGACAGCGAGCACCGCGTCGGCGACCACGTGGAGAAGCACGAGGTCGAGAAGACCAACGCCGAACTCAAGGAGAAGCGCCGCCGCCAGGCCGAGTACGAGCCCTACTCCTTCTACCTCTCGGCCTGGGAGGAAGACCGGCACGTGATCGCGCAGGCCAACGTCGAGCTGGACGAGCGCGAGCGCCTGGTGGCTGAGCTGGTCAACGCCCGCAAGGCCGGCAACTTCGTGCTGGTGCACCGCGACGAGGTGGACTACATCGACGTCAGCCCCAAGCAACTGGTCTCGGTGGCGGCCTCCCTCGTGCCCTTCCTGGAGCACGACGACGCCAACCGCGCCCTCATGGGCGCCAACATGCAGCGCCAGTCGGTGCCCCTGCTGCGGGCGGAGGCCCCGCTGGTGGGCACGGGCATGGAGGGCGTCACCGCGCGCGATTCCGGGGCGGTGGTGCTGGCGCGGCGCGCCGGCCTGGTGGACTCGGTGGACTCCGAGCGCATCATCGTGCGCGTCGAGGGCGAGCACCATCCCGGCCAGCTCTCCCGCGAGGTGGGCTCCGACATCTACCAGCTCACCAAGTTCAAGCGCTCCAACCAGAACACCTGCATCAACCAGAAACCCACGGTGCGCAAGAACGACCGCGTCGCCAAGGGGCAGGTGATCGCCGACGGGCCCTGCACCGACCACGGCGAGCTGGCCCTGGGCCGCAACGTGCTCGTCGCCTTCATGCCCTGGCGCGGCTACAACTTCGAGGACGCCATCCTGGTCTCGGAGAAGCTGGTGAAGGAGGATTACTACACCTCCATCCACATCGAGGAGTTCGAGATCGAGTCGCGCGACACCAAGCTGGGGCCGGAGGAGATCACCCGCGACATCCCCAACGTCAGCGAGTCGGCGCTGCGCGACCTGGACGAGAGCGGCATCATCCGCATCGGGGCCACGGTCAAGGCGGGCGACATCCTGGTGGGCAAGGTCACGCCCAAGGGCGAGACCCAGCTCACCCCGGAGGAGAAGCTGCTGCGCGCCATCTTCGGCGAGAAGGCCGGCGACGTGCGCGACGCCTCCCTCACCTGCCCTCCGGGCATCGAGGGCACGGTGGTGGACGTCAAGATCTTCTCCCGCAAGGGAGCGGAGAAGGACGAGCGCGCCAAGGCCATCGAGGGATCCCAGGTGGAGAAGCTGGAGAAGAACCTGGCCGACGAGATCCGCATCCTCACCGACGAGCGCTTGAAGCGCCTGGAGAACATCCTGGGCGGCAAGGAAGTGCAGGCCGACCTGCACGACGAGCGCACCAACAAGCGCCTGCTCACCAAGGGCGCGGTGCTGGATCGCGAGACCATCGAGCGCATCTCCACCAAGAACCTGAAGCGCATCAAGTACGCCGACAAGGACCCGCGGGTCAACGAGCAGATCGACGAGATCGAGGAGATGACCTCGCGCCAGATCGACGTGCTGCGCAAGATCGTCAAGGAGAAGGTGGACAAGCTGCAGAAGGGCGATGAGCTGCCTCCCGGCGTCATCAAGCTGGTGAAGGTGTACATCGCCATGAAGCGCAAGCTGAGCGTGGGCGACAAGATGGCGGGGCGCCACGGCAACAAGGGCGTGATCGCCCGCATCCTCCCCGACGAGGACATGCCCTACCTCTCCGACGGTACCCCGGTGGAGATCGTGCTCAATCCCCTGGGCGTGCCCAGCCGCATGAACGTGGGCCAGATCCTGGAGACCCACCTGGGCTGGGCCGGCCACGAATTGGGGGCGCGCATCACCCGCCTGCTGGAGGAGAACTCGCGCGAGGAGACGCTGCGCCGCGAACTCAAGACCATCTTCAAGGAGACCCCCTTCGCCGAGCGCATCGCCGGGCTGGACGAGGACACGCTGGAGGCGGTGGCCAAGGGCATGACCCGGGGCGTGTACTTCTCCTCGCCCGTCTTCGACGGGGCCCGCGAGCCGGAGATCAAGTCGCTGCTCAAGGAGTCGGCCCTGCCCGAATCGGGCAAGACGGTGCTGCGCGACGGCATGACCGGCGACCTGTTCGAGCAGCCGGTCACCGTGGGCTACATCTACATGCTGAAGCTCTCGCACCTGGTGGACGACAAGATCCACGCGCGCTCCATCGGGCCCTACTCGCTCATCACCCAGCAGCCGCTGGGGGGCAAGGCGCAGTTCGGCGGCCAGCGCTTCGGCGAGATGGAAGTGTGGGCGCTGGAGGCCTACGGCGCCGCCTACATCCTGCAGGAACTGCTGACCGCGAAGTCCGACGACGTCTATGGCCGCACCAAGATCTACGAGGCCATCGTGAAGGGCGAGGCCGCCATCGAGCCGGGCGTGCCCGAGTCCTTCAACGTGCTCATCCGCGAGTTGCAGTCGCTCTGCCTGGACGTGGAGCTGGTCAAGACGGAGCGCAAGGCGCTGGCCGTGGCGGCCGCGGACTAGGAACAGTGGCCAGTGGCCGGTGGTCAGTTGACCCGGCCGCCGGTCCGCAAGATCTAAGGAAGAACTGGCCACGGGTCACTGACCACGGGCCACTGCAGGGCGGCGGGCGACAACGCCGCAGGAACGGGAGGACAACTTGTACCGCACCAGTCCCTTTGATCTCGGAGCCAACATCGCCGATTTCGATGCCATCCGCATCAGCCTGGCCTCGCCGGAGAAGATCCGCTCCTGGTCGCACGGCGAGGTGACCAAGCCGGAGACCATCAACTACCGCACCTTCAAGCCGGAGCGCGACGGGCTGTTCTGCGCCCGCATCTTCGGCCCGGTCACCGACTGGGAGTGTCTCTGCGGCAAGTACAAGCGCATGAAGCACCGCGGCGTGATCTGCGACAAGTGCGGGGTGGAGGTCACCCTCTCCAAGGTGCGGCGCGAGCGCCTGGGACACATCGAGCTGGCCTCGCCCTGCTCCCACGTCTGGTTCTTCAAGGGCCTGCCCAGCCGCATCGGACACCTGCTCGACATCTCCCTGCGCGACCTGGAGTCGGTGCTCTACTTCGAGGCCTACGTGGTGGTGGACCCCGGCGACGCCCCCGTCAAGGAAAAGGAGATCATCAAGGAAGAGACCAAGTTCCGGGAATTGGACCAGCAGTTCCGCCCCACCGGCTTCAAGGCCATGATGGGGGCGGAGGCCATCAAGGAACTGCTCAAGCGCGTCAGCGTGGACGAACTCTCCACCGAGCTGCGCGACAAGATGAAGCACGAGAGCTCCATGCAGAAGCGCCTCAAGCACGCCAAGCGCCTGAAGGTGGTGGAGGCCTTCCGCAAGAGCGGCAACAAGCCCCAGTGGATGATCCTGGACGTCATCCCGGTCATTCCCCCGGAGCTGCGTCCCCTGGTGCCGCTGGACGGCGGCCGCTTCGCCACCAGCGATCTCAACGACCTCTACCGCCGGGTCATCAACCGCAACAACCGGCTCAAGAAGCTGATGGACCTGCACGCCCCCGAGGTCATCGTGCGCAACGAGAAGCGCATGCTGCAGGAGGCGGTGGACGCCCTGTTCGACAACGGCCGCCGCGGCCGCGTGCTGCGCGGCGCCAACAACCGGCCGCTGAAGTCGCTCTCCGACACCCTCAAGGGCAAGCAGGGACGCTTCCGCCAGAACCTGCTGGGCAAGCGCGTCGATTACTCCGGCCGCTCCGTCATCGTGGTCGGGCCGGAACTCAAGCTCCATCAGTGCGGCCTGCCCAAGAAGATGGCGCTGGAGCTCTTCAAGCCCTTCATCTACCACCGCCTGGAGCAGACCGGGCAGTGCACCACCATCAAGCAGGCCAAGGAGATGGTGGAGGCGCAGGAGTCGGTGGTGTGGGACATCCTGGAAGAGGTCATCAAGGACCATCCCGTGCTGCTGAACCGCGCTCCCACCCTGCACCGCCTGGGCATCCAGGCCTTCGAGCCGGTGTTGGTGGAAGGCAAGGCCATCAAGATCCATCCTCTGGTGTGCACCGCCTTCAACGCCGACTTCGACGGTGACCAGATGGCGGTGCACATCCCGCTCTCCCCGGAGGCGCAGGTGGAGGCCAGCGTGCTCATGCTGAGCTCGCACAACATCCTCTCTCCCGCCTCGGGCCAGCCCATCACCGTGCCTACGCAGGACATGGTGCTGGGTATCTACTACCTGACCAAGGCCAAGCACGGGGCCAAGGGCGAGGGCCGCGCCTTCGCCAACCTCGACGAGGTGCTGCTGGCGCTGGAGGCCAAGGAGGTGGAGACGCTCACTCCCATCCGCCTGCGCTACAGCGGCGAGGTGCTCGACCTGACCGCCGCCTACGACGACCAGGACGTGCTGCACAGCGAGCCTATCAAGCTGGACCGCCAGTTCATCAACACCACCGTGGGCCGCGTCATCCTCAACGACCACCTGCCCGAGGGCATGCC from Terriglobales bacterium encodes the following:
- the rpoB gene encoding DNA-directed RNA polymerase subunit beta; the protein is PITDFRNVSQLEFVDYAIGNWECKCGHLKGLHHLRTTCRNCGSTVITDPFHPGDVLCARCGTYNANTPDFCNKCGDPVGLQLKYDVTECEERGMTYSAPLKVTIRLTIFEKDAETGNRSIRDIKEQEVFFGDVPLMTQNGTFIINGTERVIVSQLHRSPGVFFETANNRTYFLGKIIPYRGSWVEFEYDQKNILYVRIDRKRKFLGTIFLRALGLRSDEDILRTFYTVDKLALRDKKLLWTLEPGAEKPTNLLGMKLARRIATKGGEEIAHSGRKITPAILKEIHKARLTEIEVDASDLEGAYTAADVVDTSSGEVLLEANSEVTTDKLAKLADAGITELHLFFPERDDVGVVISQTLKRDGVKTPQEALIEIYRKLRPGDPPTLDTATSLFHGMFFDSRKYDFSRVGRLKFNIKLFEKADATNLDNRTLEPEDFYATIRYLLKLRKNLGAVDDIDHLGNRRVRAVGELLENQFRIGLVRMERAIKEKMSVYQEMSTAMPHDLVNAKPVMAAIREFFGSSQLSQFMDQTNPLSEITHKRRLSALGPGGLSRERAGFEVRDVHPTHYGRICPIETPEGPNIGLISSLSCYARINDYGFIESPYRRVKSGRVQDFVSIVNAGDSEHRVGDHVEKHEVEKTNAELKEKRRRQAEYEPYSFYLSAWEEDRHVIAQANVELDERERLVAELVNARKAGNFVLVHRDEVDYIDVSPKQLVSVAASLVPFLEHDDANRALMGANMQRQSVPLLRAEAPLVGTGMEGVTARDSGAVVLARRAGLVDSVDSERIIVRVEGEHHPGQLSREVGSDIYQLTKFKRSNQNTCINQKPTVRKNDRVAKGQVIADGPCTDHGELALGRNVLVAFMPWRGYNFEDAILVSEKLVKEDYYTSIHIEEFEIESRDTKLGPEEITRDIPNVSESALRDLDESGIIRIGATVKAGDILVGKVTPKGETQLTPEEKLLRAIFGEKAGDVRDASLTCPPGIEGTVVDVKIFSRKGAEKDERAKAIEGSQVEKLEKNLADEIRILTDERLKRLENILGGKEVQADLHDERTNKRLLTKGAVLDRETIERISTKNLKRIKYADKDPRVNEQIDEIEEMTSRQIDVLRKIVKEKVDKLQKGDELPPGVIKLVKVYIAMKRKLSVGDKMAGRHGNKGVIARILPDEDMPYLSDGTPVEIVLNPLGVPSRMNVGQILETHLGWAGHELGARITRLLEENSREETLRRELKTIFKETPFAERIAGLDEDTLEAVAKGMTRGVYFSSPVFDGAREPEIKSLLKESALPESGKTVLRDGMTGDLFEQPVTVGYIYMLKLSHLVDDKIHARSIGPYSLITQQPLGGKAQFGGQRFGEMEVWALEAYGAAYILQELLTAKSDDVYGRTKIYEAIVKGEAAIEPGVPESFNVLIRELQSLCLDVELVKTERKALAVAAAD
- the rpoC gene encoding DNA-directed RNA polymerase subunit beta' translates to MYRTSPFDLGANIADFDAIRISLASPEKIRSWSHGEVTKPETINYRTFKPERDGLFCARIFGPVTDWECLCGKYKRMKHRGVICDKCGVEVTLSKVRRERLGHIELASPCSHVWFFKGLPSRIGHLLDISLRDLESVLYFEAYVVVDPGDAPVKEKEIIKEETKFRELDQQFRPTGFKAMMGAEAIKELLKRVSVDELSTELRDKMKHESSMQKRLKHAKRLKVVEAFRKSGNKPQWMILDVIPVIPPELRPLVPLDGGRFATSDLNDLYRRVINRNNRLKKLMDLHAPEVIVRNEKRMLQEAVDALFDNGRRGRVLRGANNRPLKSLSDTLKGKQGRFRQNLLGKRVDYSGRSVIVVGPELKLHQCGLPKKMALELFKPFIYHRLEQTGQCTTIKQAKEMVEAQESVVWDILEEVIKDHPVLLNRAPTLHRLGIQAFEPVLVEGKAIKIHPLVCTAFNADFDGDQMAVHIPLSPEAQVEASVLMLSSHNILSPASGQPITVPTQDMVLGIYYLTKAKHGAKGEGRAFANLDEVLLALEAKEVETLTPIRLRYSGEVLDLTAAYDDQDVLHSEPIKLDRQFINTTVGRVILNDHLPEGMPYINGLLKKKGVGQLVNYCYLRFGLETTVRMLDEIKQLGFQFATRAGLSIGIDDMVIPDNKRQLVRDAEKQVVNVQQQYLDGAITNGERYNKVIEIWSGITEKVADEMFSAMQEEDKQGRINPIYVMADSGARGSKQQIRQLSGMRGLMAKPSGEIIEQPITANFREGLTVLEYFISTHGARKGLADTALKTADSGYLTRRLVDVAQDVIVSEQDCGTVDGIYVGSIVESGEIIEPLRDRIVGRVSLEKIKDYEGNVIVDVNQDISEDLASAIQAAGIERVKIRSVLTCESKRGVCVMCYGRNLASGRLVELGEATGVIAAQSIGEPGTQLTMRTFHIGGTASRVSEQSRLEAKSNGMVRFQNLQTVRSKEGGLVVMNRNGSITIVDEKAREKERYSVVYGARVKVEDGQQVTLGQALVEWDPYTFAILTEIGGAVQFKDLHEGVTLHEEVDEVTGLSRHVVAESPDEKHQPAIVIKGKGSKRYLMPSRAHLMVQDGDSVHPGDVLAKIPRET